One Primulina huaijiensis isolate GDHJ02 chromosome 8, ASM1229523v2, whole genome shotgun sequence genomic region harbors:
- the LOC140983496 gene encoding pentatricopeptide repeat-containing protein At4g21065-like encodes MYKRATEQDCLTLLQLCNSLSKLSQLHSFFLKLGFQSNPLILSKFTTISSHLNVIDYASSLIFSPESEPHCYDSFLFNTVIKAYAETNSYKRTAICYYREMLFYGVGPNNYTYPFVLKACAGIADLDLGKTIHGCENGIDLAEMLFDEMSKCDSVPWSAMIGGYVRWGVPNEAVKLFRKMQIARVRPDEITMVMVLSACADLGALELGRWVESYIDQEKIEKSTELWNALIDMFAKCGDVDKALRLFRNMCESKRSIVSWTSVITGMGTHGRGLEAVTFFEEMKRAAGLVPDDVTFIGLLSACSHSGLVDKGKQYFDAMINEFGITPRIEHYGCMVDLFSRVGLVKEAVEFVSKMPIDPNPVIWRTLVAASRANGELNLGERIAKELMSNQPMHESTYILLSNLYAKMMDWEKKSTIRRAMGKKGIRKVPGSAMIELAGVIYEFVAGDRTHKEHHKIYQMVDEMERRLKSGGYGATTSDVLLDIDDADKEGAPES; translated from the exons ATGTACAAGAGAGCAACAGAGCAAGATTGCCTCACTCTACTTCAGCTCTGTAACTCTCTCTCCAAACTCAGTCAATTGCATAGTTTCTTTCTAAAGCTCGGTTTTCAAAGTAACCCGTTAATCCTCTCAAAATTCACTACGATCTCCTCACACCTCAATGTCATTGACTATGCCTCATCGCTCATTTTCTCCCCAGAATCAGAACCCCATTGCTACGATTCCTTCCTTTTCAACACTGTTATTAAAGCCTACGCAGAGACGAACAGTTATAAGCGTACTGCGATATGCTATTACAGAGAAATGCTATTTTACGGAGTTGGGCCTAACAACTACACGTACCCATTTGTTCTCAAGGCGTGTGCTGGAATCGCGGACTTGGATTTGGGCAAAACGATTCATGG ATGTGAAAATGGGATTGATTTGGCAGAGATGCTGTTTGATGAAATGTCCAAGTGCGACTCGGTCCCTTGGAGTGCGATGATTGGTGGGTATGTGAGGTGGGGTGTGCCAAATGAAGCCGTCAAGCTGTTTAGAAAAATGCAGATTGCCAGGGTGAGGCCCGATGAGATTACCATGGTGATGGTGCTGTCTGCCTGCGCTGATTTGGGTGCACTTGAGCTTGGGAGATGGGTCGAGTCTTACATAGATCAAGAGAAGATCGAGAAGAGCACTGAACTATGGAATGCATTAATCGACATGTTTGCCAAGTGTGGTGATGTTGATAAAGCATTGAGGTTGTTTAGGAACATGTGCGAGAGTAAGAGGAGTATTGTTTCTTGGACATCCGTAATTACAGGTATGGGGACGCATGGTCGTGGTCTGGAGGCAGTTACCTTTtttgaggagatgaagagagcaGCAGGGTTGGTGCCTGATGATGTTACATTCATCGGTTTGCTATCTGCTTGTAGCCATTCTGGTTTAGTCGACAAGGGAAAGCAATACTTTGATGCGATGATAAATGAATTTGGAATCACACCTAGGATTGAGCATTATGGATGTATGGTAGACCTGTTCAGCAGGGTTGGATTGGTGAAAGAAGCTGTGGAATTTGTAAGTAAGATGCCCATTGATCCGAATCCTGTAATATGGCGAACCTTAGTTGCGGCGAGTCGTGCAAATGGTGAGCTGAATTTAGGTGAAAGAATAGCCAAGGAGCTGATGAGTAATCAGCCCATGCATGAGTCCACCTATATTCTACTCTCTAATTTATATGCCAAAATGATGGATTGGGAAAAGAAAAGCACCATCAGGAGAGCAATGGGAAAGAAGGGGATCAGAAAGGTTCCTGGTAGTGCTATGATTGAGCTTGCTGGTGTAATTTATGAGTTTGTTGCTGGAGATAGAACTCACAAAGAGCACCATAAAATTTACCAAATGGTTGATGAAATGGAGAGAAGGTTAAAGAGTGGTGGATACGGTGCGACGACATCTGATGTGTTACTTGACATTGATGACGCAGACAAGGAGGGTGCTCCAGAGTCTTAA
- the LOC140983339 gene encoding probable sugar phosphate/phosphate translocator At2g25520, whose protein sequence is MGKSEALSDGVIKKIILSYTYVSVWIFLSFTVIVYNKYILDHKLYNWPFPISLTMIHMAFCSSLAFAAVRLFKIVDPVALSRRVYLTSVVPIGALYALSLWLSNSAYIYLSVSFIQMLKALMPVAVYSIGILFKKDAFKSNTMLNMLAISVGVAVAAFGEAKYDSWGVLLQLGAVLFEATRLVMIQILLTSKGINLNPITSLYYVAPSCLAFLSVPWLIVEYPLLRQRSGFHFDFAIFGTNSLCAFALNLAVFLLVGKTSALTMNVAGVVKDWLLIAFSWSVIKDTVTPLNLFGYGLAFLGVAYYNHSKLQALKAKEAQKKAPPADEEAAKLLDEREEDGMGRKGDTQA, encoded by the coding sequence ATGGGGAAAAGTGAGGCCCTCTCAGACGGGGTGATAAAAAAGATAATCCTCTCATATACATATGTGTCCGTATGGATTTTCCTCTCGTTCACAGTCATCGTGTACAACAAGTACATCCTTGACCACAAGCTCTACAACTGGCCTTTTCCCATCTCGCTAACTATGATTCACATGGCCTTCTGCTCTTCTCTAGCTTTCGCTGCTGTCCGCCTGTTCAAGATCGTGGACCCGGTGGCGCTCTCCCGACGCGTGTACCTCACCTCCGTCGTCCCAATTGGGGCTCTGTATGCTCTTTCCCTGTGGCTCTCCAACTCGGCTTACATATACCTCTCCGTCTCCTTCATTCAAATGCTCAAAGCACTGATGCCTGTTGCTGTTTATTCTATCGGGATTCTCTTCAAGAAAGATGCTTTCAAGAGCAACACCATGCTTAACATGCTTGCTATCTCCGTGGGAGTTGCGGTCGCTGCTTTTGGTGAGGCCAAGTATGATTCTTGGGGGGTTCTGCTTCAACTTGGTGCCGTTCTTTTTGAAGCTACGAGGTTGGTTATGATTCAGATCTTGTTGACTTCGAAAGGGATTAATTTGAACCCGATTACTTCGCTTTACTACGTGGCACCCAGTTGTTTGGCTTTTCTTTCTGTTCCATGGCTTATCGTGGAGTACCCGTTGTTGAGGCAGAGATCCGGGtttcattttgattttgctatTTTTGGGACCAATTCTCTGTGCGCGTTTGCTTTGAACTTGGCTGTGTTCTTGCTTGTGGGCAAGACCTCAGCTTTGACCATGAATGTCGCCGGGGTGGTGAAGGATTGGCTCTTGATTGCCTTTTCTTGGTCTGTGATCAAGGATACAGTGACGCCATTGAATTTGTTTGGTTATGGGTTGGCCTTTCTGGGAGTCGCATATTACAATCATTCCAAATTGCAGGCTTTGAAGGCCAAGGAAGCACAGAAGAAGGCACCTCCAGCAGATGAGGAGGCAGCGAAACTGCTGGATGAGAGGGAAGAAGATGGAATGGGAAGGAAAGGAGATACACAGGcttaa